One stretch of Halobaculum marinum DNA includes these proteins:
- the purH gene encoding bifunctional phosphoribosylaminoimidazolecarboxamide formyltransferase/IMP cyclohydrolase, producing the protein MKIAGMASNRGRNLRNIADRAPGGAELSVVLTNDGDAPVLDAMAKRDVATEVVERDDGEAREAHEERVLDALADYDFDMVCLDGYMRVLTDTFLDATPTTLNVHPSLLPSFAGNDVHERVLEAGVRQTGCTVHVATEEVDGGPIVTQETVPVYEGDTEADLKERVLYEAEFAAYPRAVKWFAEDRVSVDLDAHEVHVDGDDGGEFPARRTTSEDRVRELRYGENPHQDAALYADTTCDEANVVSADQLNEGAKKLSYNNYNDADGALNLVKEFDEPAAAVIKHTNPAGCATADTLAEAYADALSTDAKSAFGGIVALNRECDAETAELIVDSFKEVVVAPGYSADALDVLCSKDNLRVLDVGDEATFAERPETLTEKPIVGGRLVQERDLQAPERDDLEVVTERAPTDDEIETMLFAWRVMKHVKSNGILFATGTETVGVGMGQVSRVDAVTLAAMKAEKDAEGKSAEGAVMASDAFFPFPDGIEEAAEAGIEAVIQPGGSVNDDKVIAAADEHDMAMVFTGDRAFRHD; encoded by the coding sequence ATGAAGATCGCGGGCATGGCGAGCAACCGCGGGCGCAACCTCCGGAACATCGCTGACCGAGCCCCCGGCGGGGCCGAACTGTCGGTCGTCCTCACGAACGACGGCGACGCGCCGGTGCTCGACGCGATGGCGAAACGCGACGTGGCGACCGAGGTGGTCGAGCGCGACGACGGCGAGGCGCGGGAAGCCCACGAGGAGCGGGTCCTCGACGCGCTCGCCGACTACGACTTCGACATGGTCTGTCTCGACGGCTACATGCGCGTGCTGACGGACACGTTCCTCGACGCCACGCCGACGACGCTGAACGTCCACCCGTCGCTGCTGCCGTCGTTCGCCGGCAACGACGTCCACGAGCGCGTCCTCGAGGCCGGCGTCCGCCAGACCGGCTGTACCGTCCACGTCGCCACCGAGGAGGTCGACGGCGGTCCCATCGTCACCCAGGAGACGGTCCCCGTGTACGAGGGCGACACCGAGGCCGACCTGAAGGAACGCGTGCTGTACGAGGCGGAGTTCGCGGCGTACCCGCGAGCGGTGAAGTGGTTCGCCGAGGACCGCGTCTCGGTCGACCTCGACGCCCACGAGGTCCACGTCGACGGCGACGACGGCGGCGAGTTCCCGGCGCGCCGGACGACCAGCGAGGACCGCGTGCGCGAGTTGCGCTACGGGGAGAACCCCCACCAGGACGCCGCGCTGTACGCCGACACGACGTGTGACGAGGCGAACGTCGTGAGCGCCGACCAGCTCAACGAGGGCGCCAAGAAGCTCTCGTACAACAACTACAACGACGCCGACGGCGCCCTCAACCTCGTCAAGGAGTTCGACGAGCCGGCGGCCGCGGTGATCAAACACACGAACCCCGCGGGCTGTGCGACCGCCGACACGCTCGCCGAGGCGTACGCCGACGCGCTGTCGACGGACGCGAAGTCCGCCTTCGGCGGCATCGTCGCCCTCAACCGCGAGTGCGACGCCGAGACGGCGGAACTGATCGTCGACTCGTTCAAAGAGGTCGTCGTCGCGCCCGGCTACTCCGCCGACGCGCTCGACGTGCTCTGCTCGAAGGACAACCTCCGCGTGCTCGACGTGGGCGACGAAGCCACGTTCGCCGAACGACCGGAGACGCTCACGGAGAAGCCCATCGTCGGCGGGCGGCTCGTGCAAGAGCGGGACTTGCAGGCGCCCGAACGCGACGATCTGGAGGTCGTCACCGAGCGTGCCCCCACCGACGACGAAATCGAGACGATGCTGTTCGCGTGGCGCGTCATGAAGCACGTGAAGTCGAACGGCATCCTGTTCGCCACCGGCACGGAGACGGTCGGCGTCGGGATGGGGCAGGTGAGCCGCGTCGACGCGGTGACGCTGGCCGCGATGAAAGCCGAGAAGGACGCCGAGGGCAAGTCCGCCGAGGGCGCCGTGATGGCCTCGGACGCGTTCTTCCCGTTCCCGGACGGCATCGAGGAGGCCGCCGAGGCCGGCATCGAGGCGGTTATCCAGCCCGGCGGGTCCGTGAACGACGACAAGGTGATCGCCGCGGCTGACGAACACGACATGGCGATGGTGTTCACTGGCGACCGGGCGTTCCGCCACGACTGA
- a CDS encoding class I SAM-dependent methyltransferase: MKKSIADHAARFSEIAADYDDEQNSEEYEACASLVIQRAAPTDTDTVLDLGTGTGAIALALAADAERVVGRDVSEGMLEQAEQKAADAGIENVAFDYGEFRDPQYDGVAHVVTSNFALHHLADDEKREAIETWAALDGGSADGDESAGPRRIVLGDVMFFEEPDPSDPFYSPEVDDPATVGSLVEMFTSAGYAVTHVDRVHDQVGVITAERVVTADRET, encoded by the coding sequence GTGAAGAAGTCGATCGCTGACCACGCGGCGCGGTTCTCGGAGATCGCCGCCGACTACGACGACGAGCAGAACAGCGAGGAGTACGAGGCGTGCGCGAGCCTCGTGATCCAGCGGGCGGCGCCGACGGACACCGACACCGTCCTCGACCTGGGCACCGGGACGGGCGCCATCGCGCTCGCACTCGCTGCCGACGCCGAACGCGTCGTCGGACGCGACGTGAGCGAGGGGATGTTGGAGCAGGCCGAGCAGAAGGCCGCCGACGCGGGGATCGAGAACGTCGCGTTCGACTACGGCGAGTTCCGCGACCCGCAGTACGACGGCGTGGCGCACGTCGTCACCTCGAACTTCGCGCTCCACCACCTCGCGGACGACGAGAAGCGCGAAGCGATCGAGACGTGGGCGGCGCTCGACGGCGGCAGCGCCGACGGCGACGAGTCGGCCGGTCCCCGTCGGATCGTCCTCGGCGACGTGATGTTCTTCGAGGAACCGGACCCCTCCGATCCGTTCTACAGCCCCGAGGTCGACGACCCGGCGACGGTCGGGAGCCTCGTCGAGATGTTCACGAGCGCGGGGTACGCCGTGACCCACGTCGACCGCGTCCACGACCAGGTCGGCGTGATCACTGCCGAGCGCGTCGTCACCGCCGACCGGGAGACGTGA
- a CDS encoding Rpp14/Pop5 family protein → MKHLPKHLRPRWRYLVVEVESWADATLSRGPFQREVWYAAQNLLGDPGSADADLTVVRFRFADGSGAAVVRVRRGEVERARAALACVDEVDGEPIGLRVRAVSGTIRAGEESYLGGAGGFGDESTVVLAPGDVRATGRRRDDGAVDVVTGDGYVGATDTDTSVPGRSDPANGADSDDN, encoded by the coding sequence GTGAAACACCTCCCGAAACACCTCCGACCGCGGTGGCGCTACCTCGTAGTCGAGGTGGAGTCGTGGGCGGACGCGACCCTCTCGCGGGGCCCGTTCCAGCGCGAGGTGTGGTACGCCGCCCAGAACCTCCTGGGCGACCCGGGGAGCGCCGACGCCGACCTGACGGTCGTCCGCTTCCGGTTCGCCGACGGTTCGGGGGCGGCCGTCGTGCGCGTCCGGCGCGGCGAGGTCGAGCGCGCTCGGGCCGCGCTGGCGTGTGTCGACGAGGTCGACGGCGAGCCGATCGGCCTCCGAGTACGCGCCGTCTCGGGGACGATACGGGCCGGTGAGGAAAGCTATTTAGGCGGCGCGGGCGGATTTGGTGACGAGAGCACCGTCGTGCTCGCTCCCGGCGACGTGCGCGCCACCGGTCGTCGGCGCGACGACGGCGCCGTCGACGTCGTGACGGGAGACGGCTACGTGGGCGCGACGGACACAGACACCTCCGTACCGGGGCGGTCCGACCCGGCGAACGGCGCGGATTCGGACGACAACTGA
- a CDS encoding GNAT family N-acetyltransferase, whose translation MSDSARYEVRDGPPTVDEFQRLRAAADMAERPRTGVERGLPNSLYACRVVDIDAPVDARTAVESRDPDGEVVGMARVVGDGGSVYHVCDMAVAPAHQRRGLGTRLLDAVDAWIDDDAPAGAYVNLLADVDGFYERAGYAETAPVSKGMYRRVE comes from the coding sequence GTGAGCGACAGCGCCCGATACGAGGTCCGGGACGGACCGCCGACCGTCGACGAGTTCCAGCGACTCCGCGCTGCGGCCGACATGGCCGAGCGGCCACGCACGGGTGTCGAGCGCGGCCTCCCGAACAGCTTGTACGCCTGCCGCGTCGTCGACATCGACGCACCAGTCGACGCACGCACGGCCGTCGAGTCGCGCGACCCGGACGGCGAGGTCGTCGGGATGGCCCGCGTCGTCGGCGACGGCGGGTCGGTGTACCACGTCTGCGACATGGCGGTCGCGCCGGCTCACCAGCGACGGGGCCTCGGAACGCGCCTGTTGGACGCGGTCGACGCGTGGATCGACGACGACGCCCCCGCCGGTGCGTACGTGAATCTCCTCGCCGACGTCGACGGATTCTACGAGCGAGCGGGCTACGCGGAGACGGCACCCGTCTCGAAGGGGATGTACAGACGAGTAGAGTGA
- a CDS encoding DUF1059 domain-containing protein, with the protein MAHQISCEDAGMDCAFVVQSESDDELVEMALLHGENQHNVEMSEADVRELIKPAG; encoded by the coding sequence ATGGCACACCAGATCTCCTGTGAAGACGCTGGGATGGACTGCGCGTTCGTGGTACAGTCCGAATCAGACGACGAGCTCGTCGAGATGGCGTTGCTGCACGGCGAGAACCAGCACAACGTCGAGATGAGCGAGGCGGACGTCCGCGAGTTGATCAAGCCCGCGGGCTGA
- a CDS encoding glutaredoxin family protein, translating into MTFQPQSELTAEEAAERVEEALANNDVVLFMKGNRLMPQCGYSKRAVALISQHVDDFETIDVLPALPEFRSALEAESGWETIPQTFVDGEFVGGSDILAELDERGELAETLSVEA; encoded by the coding sequence ATGACGTTCCAGCCCCAGAGCGAGTTGACGGCCGAGGAGGCCGCCGAGCGCGTCGAGGAGGCCCTCGCGAACAACGACGTGGTGCTGTTCATGAAGGGGAACCGGCTGATGCCCCAGTGTGGCTACTCCAAGCGCGCGGTCGCGCTCATCTCCCAGCACGTCGACGACTTCGAGACCATCGACGTGCTCCCCGCCCTGCCGGAGTTCCGGTCGGCGTTGGAGGCCGAGAGCGGGTGGGAGACCATCCCGCAGACGTTCGTCGACGGCGAGTTCGTTGGCGGCAGCGACATCCTCGCCGAACTCGACGAGCGCGGCGAACTCGCCGAGACGCTCTCGGTCGAGGCGTAA
- the psmA gene encoding archaeal proteasome endopeptidase complex subunit alpha, with the protein MQGQQQQAYDRGITIFSPDGRLYQVEYAREAVKRGTASVGVRTAEGVVLAADKRSRSELMEPASVEKLHKIDDHVGIASAGHVADARQLIDFARRQAQVNRLRYGEEMGIETLTKTVTDHIQQYTQVGGARPFGVALIVGGIENGEPRLFETDPSGTPYEWKALSIGANRADVREHLEAEYHEELTLEEGIELALSALSESGEETGLEPDGVGLATIEVGDEQYVDHDAASIEGYLDEFSLLAAPEAESEDGDEPVDE; encoded by the coding sequence ATGCAGGGACAACAACAGCAGGCGTACGACCGGGGGATCACTATCTTCTCCCCGGACGGTCGCCTCTACCAGGTCGAGTACGCGCGCGAAGCGGTCAAACGAGGCACGGCGAGCGTCGGGGTGCGCACGGCCGAGGGCGTCGTGCTCGCGGCGGACAAGCGCTCGCGCTCGGAGCTGATGGAGCCGGCCTCCGTCGAGAAACTCCACAAGATCGACGACCACGTCGGCATCGCCAGCGCGGGTCACGTCGCCGACGCACGCCAACTCATCGACTTCGCCCGTCGGCAGGCACAGGTGAACCGCCTGCGCTACGGCGAGGAGATGGGCATCGAGACGCTGACGAAGACGGTCACCGACCACATCCAGCAGTACACGCAGGTCGGCGGCGCTCGCCCGTTCGGCGTCGCGCTCATCGTCGGCGGCATCGAGAACGGCGAACCGCGCCTGTTCGAGACGGACCCCTCGGGAACCCCCTACGAGTGGAAGGCGCTGTCCATCGGCGCGAACCGCGCCGACGTGCGCGAACACCTCGAAGCGGAGTACCACGAAGAACTCACCCTGGAGGAAGGGATCGAACTCGCCCTCTCGGCGCTGTCTGAGTCCGGCGAGGAGACGGGGCTCGAACCCGACGGTGTCGGCCTGGCGACGATCGAGGTCGGCGACGAGCAGTACGTCGACCACGACGCCGCGTCCATCGAGGGGTACCTCGACGAGTTCAGCCTGCTGGCCGCCCCCGAGGCCGAGTCCGAGGACGGCGACGAACCCGTCGACGAGTAG
- a CDS encoding glucose 1-dehydrogenase, which yields MHAIAVRRGEEAPSLIEKPRPDPADGEALVRTLRVGVDGTDYEVISGNHGGYPEGEDHIVLGHEAVGVVVDANGTGLSEGDVVVPTVRRRPNGSNEYFARGEPDMAPEGQYHERGIDGAHGFMAEYFTSPAEHLVNCPPELAELGFLVEPASITEKAVEHARASRSAFEWNPESAFVLGNGSLGLLTLAMLDNSFERLYCLGRRDRPDPTLDILDDLGVTYVDSRETPVDEVPGAFEAMDFVYEATGYAKHAFQTIEALAPNGVAALLGVPNDWTFEVDGGALHRELVLHNKALVGSVNSNVRHFERAVEAVAALPEWFTDALVTGVYGLDEFERAFDDDDTTIKTAVEFGTR from the coding sequence ATGCACGCTATCGCGGTTCGTCGCGGGGAGGAGGCTCCCTCGCTGATCGAGAAGCCGCGGCCTGACCCGGCCGACGGCGAGGCGCTGGTGCGGACGCTCCGCGTGGGCGTCGACGGCACCGACTACGAGGTCATCTCGGGGAATCACGGTGGCTACCCCGAGGGTGAAGACCACATCGTGTTGGGCCACGAGGCCGTCGGCGTCGTCGTCGACGCAAACGGCACCGGACTCTCGGAGGGCGACGTGGTCGTGCCGACCGTCCGTCGCCGACCGAACGGCTCGAACGAGTACTTCGCGCGAGGCGAACCGGACATGGCGCCCGAGGGACAGTACCACGAGCGGGGCATCGACGGCGCCCACGGCTTCATGGCCGAGTACTTCACCAGTCCCGCCGAGCACCTCGTCAACTGTCCGCCGGAGTTGGCCGAGTTGGGCTTCCTCGTCGAGCCAGCGTCGATCACGGAGAAGGCAGTCGAGCACGCCCGCGCGAGTCGGTCGGCGTTCGAGTGGAACCCCGAGTCGGCGTTCGTGCTCGGGAACGGCAGCCTCGGCCTGCTCACGCTCGCGATGCTCGACAACTCGTTCGAACGGCTGTACTGTCTCGGTCGGCGCGACCGACCGGACCCGACGCTCGACATCCTCGACGACCTCGGAGTCACGTACGTCGACTCACGGGAGACGCCCGTCGACGAGGTGCCGGGCGCGTTCGAGGCGATGGACTTCGTGTACGAGGCGACCGGCTACGCGAAGCACGCATTCCAGACCATCGAGGCGCTGGCGCCCAACGGCGTGGCGGCGCTCCTCGGCGTCCCGAACGACTGGACGTTCGAGGTCGACGGTGGCGCGCTCCACCGCGAACTCGTCCTCCACAACAAGGCGTTGGTGGGGTCGGTGAACTCCAACGTCCGTCACTTCGAGCGCGCGGTCGAGGCGGTGGCGGCCCTCCCCGAGTGGTTCACCGACGCGCTGGTGACGGGCGTGTACGGGCTCGACGAGTTCGAGCGAGCGTTCGACGACGACGACACCACTATCAAGACGGCGGTGGAATTCGGCACACGATGA
- a CDS encoding RNase P subunit p30 family protein yields the protein MSDASADPDDVGPYEAVTAYPEGDATVARFAQTARRYGYDGLVVRTRTAEFDAEALRERYGVDVVPAVEVVADEPSSASGAVGNFRPDYPLVLVRGGTNALNRFAVEQDRVDVLAAPLSGDGGFNHVLAKAAATHGTRVEFDFGPALRESGGARVQALRGLRKLREIVGHYDAPYVVSARPASHLHVRGPRELVALGRELGFDPDWVRDGLAEWGRLAARNRERLSAEFISPGVRVDRCEEVDR from the coding sequence GTGAGCGATGCGTCCGCCGACCCCGACGACGTGGGTCCGTACGAGGCGGTCACCGCCTACCCCGAGGGCGACGCGACGGTCGCACGGTTCGCGCAGACCGCGCGCCGGTACGGCTACGACGGCCTCGTCGTTCGGACCCGAACCGCCGAGTTCGACGCCGAGGCCCTCCGGGAGCGGTACGGCGTGGACGTGGTGCCCGCCGTCGAGGTGGTCGCCGACGAACCGTCGTCCGCCAGCGGCGCCGTCGGCAACTTCCGGCCGGACTACCCGCTCGTGCTCGTGCGCGGCGGGACGAACGCGCTCAACCGGTTCGCGGTCGAGCAGGACCGGGTGGACGTGCTCGCGGCGCCGCTGTCCGGCGACGGTGGGTTCAACCACGTGCTCGCCAAGGCCGCCGCGACCCACGGGACGCGCGTCGAGTTCGACTTCGGGCCCGCGCTGCGCGAGTCGGGCGGGGCGCGAGTGCAGGCGCTTCGAGGGCTCCGCAAACTCCGAGAGATCGTCGGGCACTACGACGCGCCGTACGTCGTGAGCGCCCGGCCCGCCTCCCACCTCCACGTGCGGGGACCGCGCGAACTCGTCGCGCTGGGTCGCGAGTTGGGGTTCGACCCGGACTGGGTGCGCGACGGCCTCGCCGAGTGGGGACGACTGGCGGCGCGCAATCGCGAACGGCTGTCCGCCGAGTTCATTTCCCCGGGGGTCCGAGTCGACAGGTGTGAAGAAGTCGATCGCTGA
- the gfcR gene encoding transcriptional regulator GfcR, whose amino-acid sequence MKNVDDLIDDAAELAERGLSKGEIADELNVSRETASWLVERSGAQPAGSDDVADDAGPSGPQDIHVDWSAVGRDSTRLTHVGRAMADLLAKEGEEVDLTVGIEKAGTPLATTIARELDTDLAAYAPAKHQWDEGDIDDVGGGFSRNFATIRGRECYIVDDTVTSGTTLTETVEAVKAEGGKPVACVVIVDKQGLDEVAGVPVYSLINVVGVGRE is encoded by the coding sequence ATGAAGAACGTCGACGACCTCATCGACGACGCGGCGGAGTTGGCCGAGCGCGGACTCTCGAAGGGCGAGATCGCCGACGAGTTGAACGTCTCCCGCGAGACGGCGTCGTGGCTCGTCGAGCGGTCGGGCGCCCAGCCTGCTGGAAGCGACGACGTCGCCGACGATGCCGGGCCGTCTGGGCCGCAGGACATCCACGTCGACTGGTCGGCGGTCGGTCGCGACTCCACGCGCTTGACCCACGTCGGTCGGGCCATGGCCGACTTGCTCGCCAAGGAGGGCGAGGAGGTCGACCTCACCGTCGGTATCGAGAAGGCCGGCACGCCGCTGGCGACGACGATCGCACGCGAACTCGACACGGATCTGGCGGCGTACGCGCCGGCGAAACACCAGTGGGACGAGGGCGACATCGACGACGTGGGCGGCGGCTTCTCGCGCAACTTCGCGACGATCCGGGGCCGCGAGTGCTACATCGTCGACGACACCGTCACCTCCGGCACCACCCTCACCGAGACGGTCGAAGCCGTGAAGGCGGAGGGCGGCAAGCCCGTCGCCTGCGTAGTCATCGTCGACAAACAGGGCCTCGACGAGGTCGCCGGCGTCCCCGTCTACTCGCTGATCAACGTGGTCGGCGTCGGGCGCGAGTAA
- the folP gene encoding dihydropteroate synthase gives MRYYEAANFLFDLRRFQVKPGTESVRDLLAHLGDPHEGVDFVQVAGTNGKGSVARMVESVLREDGRRVGLYTSPHFENLRERVRVDGRAVPRSEVTAFVEAAKPWLVERAADGEPLTFFEVVTALALWRFDRAGVDVAVLEVGMGGEFDATSVVDPVAAAVTNVSLEHTAVLGDTVEEIARTKAKVAPAGGPLVTATDGAALATVREVAGDRGSNVVTVAGPDAGPPAKEADLSATYEGAVSPQESLVALVGDGWAVETRVPLLGAYQATNAGVAAALVRELGVTDGPTLARGLRNAHWPGRFEVMRTDPLVVLDGAHNPAACETLAETLAEFEYDDLHLVFGAMHDKDHDEMAAALPAADTVYTCAPTLDRAEDPEVLARVFERAWDADVTAGGSVADALAEARAVADADDCVLLTGSLFCVAEARTAWTRQVVPKSFPDERAVRAALADANVPDDEVDETAAEAVHETVKTGVSETQATHLRREAARAGVACGVSGVGGGELAEVVLSGSHAEFAALVDALADRGHGLSGVAADLRERVGLADTVGDGAPTATTSTTYPWDDGTAVMGILNVTPDSFHDGGEFFDEADALAQAEALVDAGVDIIDVGGESTRPGADEVPVDEEIARIVPVIEAVADADALISVDTRKAAVAKAALDAGADVLNDVTGLADPEMRFVAADRDVPVIVMHSIDAPVVPDKEVEYDDVVEDVIAELGERVLLAEKAGILRENVIVDPGLGFGKTPRENFELLGRLGEFEALGCPVLVGHSHKSMFALTGEAPGDAPNGTVAATALAAANGADIVRVHDAAENVAAVRVASAVADPEGFDAVGGAESGDDA, from the coding sequence ATGCGCTACTACGAGGCGGCGAACTTCCTCTTCGACCTCCGGCGCTTCCAGGTCAAGCCGGGCACCGAGTCGGTGCGCGACCTGTTGGCCCACCTGGGCGACCCTCACGAGGGGGTCGACTTCGTCCAGGTCGCGGGGACGAACGGGAAGGGGAGCGTCGCCCGCATGGTCGAGTCCGTCCTCCGCGAGGACGGGCGCCGCGTCGGCCTGTACACCTCGCCCCATTTCGAGAACCTCCGCGAGCGGGTCCGCGTCGACGGTCGAGCCGTCCCCCGATCCGAGGTGACCGCGTTCGTGGAGGCCGCGAAGCCGTGGCTGGTCGAGCGGGCCGCCGACGGCGAGCCGCTGACGTTCTTCGAAGTCGTCACCGCGCTGGCGCTGTGGCGCTTCGACCGCGCCGGGGTCGACGTCGCCGTGCTGGAGGTCGGCATGGGCGGGGAGTTCGACGCGACGAGCGTCGTCGACCCCGTCGCCGCCGCCGTGACGAACGTCTCGCTGGAACACACCGCCGTGCTCGGCGACACCGTCGAAGAGATCGCGCGCACGAAAGCGAAGGTCGCGCCCGCCGGCGGCCCGCTCGTCACCGCGACCGACGGCGCCGCGCTGGCGACGGTCCGAGAGGTGGCCGGCGACCGCGGGAGCAACGTCGTCACCGTCGCGGGCCCCGACGCCGGCCCGCCCGCGAAGGAGGCGGACCTGTCGGCGACGTACGAGGGAGCCGTCAGCCCACAGGAGTCGCTGGTCGCGCTCGTCGGCGACGGGTGGGCCGTCGAGACGCGCGTCCCCCTGTTGGGTGCGTACCAGGCGACGAACGCCGGCGTCGCCGCCGCACTCGTGCGCGAGTTGGGCGTCACCGACGGCCCGACGTTGGCACGAGGCCTGCGAAACGCCCACTGGCCCGGCCGGTTCGAGGTGATGCGCACCGACCCGCTCGTCGTCCTCGACGGCGCGCACAACCCCGCCGCCTGCGAGACGCTCGCGGAGACGCTCGCCGAGTTCGAGTACGACGACCTCCACCTCGTGTTCGGCGCGATGCACGACAAAGACCACGACGAGATGGCCGCCGCGCTCCCCGCGGCCGACACGGTGTACACCTGCGCGCCGACGCTCGACCGCGCGGAGGACCCCGAGGTGCTCGCCCGCGTGTTCGAGCGCGCGTGGGACGCCGACGTGACCGCGGGTGGGTCGGTCGCGGACGCGCTGGCGGAGGCCCGGGCGGTCGCCGACGCCGACGACTGCGTGCTGCTCACGGGGTCGTTGTTCTGCGTCGCGGAGGCCCGCACCGCGTGGACGCGACAGGTGGTCCCGAAGTCGTTCCCCGACGAACGCGCGGTGCGGGCGGCGCTCGCGGACGCGAACGTCCCCGACGACGAGGTCGACGAGACCGCCGCGGAGGCGGTCCACGAGACGGTGAAGACCGGAGTGTCGGAGACGCAGGCGACGCACCTGCGACGCGAGGCGGCCCGCGCGGGCGTCGCCTGTGGCGTCAGCGGCGTCGGCGGCGGGGAACTCGCAGAGGTCGTCCTCTCCGGGAGCCACGCCGAGTTCGCTGCGTTGGTCGACGCGCTCGCCGACCGCGGGCACGGCCTGTCGGGCGTCGCCGCCGACCTCCGCGAGCGCGTCGGGCTCGCCGACACGGTCGGTGACGGCGCCCCCACGGCGACCACGTCGACGACGTACCCGTGGGACGACGGGACTGCGGTGATGGGGATCCTCAACGTCACGCCGGACTCGTTCCACGACGGCGGAGAGTTCTTCGACGAGGCGGACGCGCTGGCGCAGGCGGAGGCGCTCGTGGACGCCGGCGTGGACATCATCGACGTGGGCGGGGAGTCGACCCGCCCGGGCGCCGACGAGGTGCCCGTCGACGAGGAGATCGCGCGGATCGTCCCCGTCATCGAGGCGGTCGCCGACGCGGACGCGCTGATCTCGGTCGACACGCGGAAGGCCGCGGTGGCGAAGGCGGCGCTCGACGCCGGCGCGGACGTGCTCAACGACGTGACCGGCCTCGCGGACCCGGAGATGCGCTTCGTCGCCGCCGACCGCGACGTGCCGGTGATCGTCATGCACAGCATCGACGCGCCGGTGGTCCCGGACAAGGAGGTCGAGTACGACGACGTGGTCGAGGACGTGATCGCCGAGTTGGGCGAGCGCGTCCTCCTGGCTGAGAAGGCCGGCATCCTCCGGGAGAACGTGATCGTCGACCCAGGGCTCGGCTTCGGGAAGACGCCTCGCGAGAACTTCGAACTGCTCGGTCGACTCGGGGAGTTCGAGGCGTTGGGCTGTCCGGTGTTGGTCGGCCACTCGCACAAGTCGATGTTCGCGTTGACCGGGGAGGCGCCCGGCGACGCGCCGAACGGCACGGTCGCGGCGACGGCACTGGCGGCCGCCAACGGCGCAGACATCGTCCGCGTGCACGACGCCGCCGAGAACGTCGCGGCCGTCAGGGTCGCGAGCGCCGTCGCCGACCCCGAGGGCTTCGACGCCGTGGGCGGGGCAGAGAGCGGGGACGACGCGTGA